Genomic window (Polaribacter batillariae):
AAATTTCAAGCAAACCAATTGGCACAAAATTCTTAATTATTACAAGTGTTTACACAAATTACAGCCTTCCACTTCTTATGTATTAACAATGGCTGTTGTCTGTTTACAAAACGAAAATTATACAAAAGCTAATTATTATCTCGAGCAAATAAATCCTGATGATTTAGCACAACGTTCGTATTTATTTTATGGCGCAAAAGCAGATTATTTTGCCAAAACCAACAATAAAAAAGAAGCTTTAAAATTTATTAATATTGCTTTAGAGAAAGTCTCTAATAACTTGGAAAAGGAATTTTTGGAGAGGAAGAAAAAAAGTTTGCTACTTTAAAAAGAGGTATTTCTCATTTTGAGTGAAACGCAGTGGAATTGAGAAACCTTAAGAATCAGGTTTGCATTATAGATTTCTCCACAAGGTCGAAATGACAAACGAATGTCATTTTGAGTGAAACGCAGTGGAATCGAAAAATCTTTTATTGTAGTTTAATATTGAAAAAAAAATTACATCACGCTTTAAATTTGTTAAGATTTCTCCACAAGGTCGAAATGACAAACGAATGTCATTTTGAGTGAAAGGCAGTGGAATCGAAAAATCTCTTATTTGTAGTTTAATATTGAAAAAAATACGTCACTTTTTAACTTTGTTAAGATTTCTCTACAAGGTCGAAATGACAAACGAATGTCATTTTGAGTGAAACACAGTGGAATCGAAAAATCTCTTATTGTAACTTAATATTGAAAAAAAAATTACATCACGCTTTAAATTTGTTAAGATTTCTCCACAAGGTCGAAATGACAAACGAATGTCATTTTGAGTGAAACGCAGTGGAATCGAAAAATCTCTTATTGTAACTTAATATTGAAAAAAAATTACATCACGCTTTAAATTTGTTAAGATTTCTCCACAAGGTCGAAATGACAAACAGATGTCATTTTGAGTGAAACACAGTGGAATCGAAAAATCTTTTATTGTAGTTTAATATTGAAAAAAAAATTACATCACGCTTTAAATTTGTTAAGATTTCTCCACAAGGTCGAAATGACAAACGAATGTCATTTTGAGTGAAACGCAGTGGAATCGAAAAATCTCTTATTGTAGTTTAATATCGAAAAAAAAATACATCACATTATAATTTTGTTGAGATTTCTCCACAAGGTCGAAATGACAAACGAATGTCATTTTGAGTGAAACGCAGTGGAATCGAAAAATCTCTTATTATAACTTAATATTGAAAAAAAATTACATCACATTATAATTTTGTTGAGATTTCTCCACAAGGTCGAAATGACAAACTGAGTCGAAATGACAAACTGAATTAAACTCCTTTTTCAACACGTTTGGCCACGTACAAATCTGCAATGGTTGGGTTTTCTGGACAACTTTTTATCTTTGTAAATTCATCGCCTGCTTTTATAAAACCTGTTTGTAGAACTTTAAAGTAAACGCCACACATTGTAGTATTCCAAAACTGTTTTACAATTTTTACATCGTTAAAACGAATGCCTAATTTGTAACAAGGGTTTCTTTGCACAGTTGCTTCTAAAATGGTTTCTCCAATTTTAAAGGTATCTCCTTGATGAATTTTCGTTTCGTCTAAATCATCAACCGTTAAATTTTCACCAAACATTCCGTTTTCCCAGTTTAAATTTGGGTATTTTTCTTTCCAAAAAGCATAGTGTTTTAAAGAATACCCATAAACTGCTTGTAAAACTCCTCCATGATTTTTTCTGTCGGAAATTTCATCACCTTTTACATCTTCTGTATCTAAAAAAATAGGTTCTGTAACTGGAAATTTAAAAATTCCTGTGGTTACTTTTTTCCCTTTCCAATCAATTTCTTTACGTTCGCCAATATTTGTTGAAATAATTTTCATATTTTAAAATATAATCTTACAATGTGAAACATATATAAAATGTCTTTTCGATTGAAGCAAAGCGAAACAGAGAAATCTTTATTACGAATTACTTTAAGATCTCTCCATAAAGTCGAGATGACAGATAAACATAGTTTTTACAAAGTTTACTTTTTAAATTTCTCTAACGCTTTTTTAGTAAAATCAGACAGCACCAATTCTCCAGAAACTGCTGCTCTTTCTGTTAATAAGTTGTTCCAATTTTGGGTTCCTTTCCACAACGCTTTTTTCATTTCGGCTAAAGCTGTATGATTGTAAGAAGCCAATTTTTCTGAAAGTATTTCTACTTCTTTATCTAACTCTTTTATCGTTTCAAAAACTTTTGCATACAACCCTTTTTCTTTTGCCCAATACGCATTTTTCCAATTGGTGGCATCTAAAGTTAATTCTGCTGTTCCAGAAACTCCTATTTTTCTAGTTACAGCAGGTTCAATTACAAAAGGTCCAATTCCTATGGTAAATTCTGACAATTTTATAGCAGCATTTTCTGTTGCCAACACATAATCGCAAGCAGAGGCTAAACCAACGCCACCACCAACTGTTTTTCCTTGAATTCTTCCAATAATTAGTTTTCCACAAGTTCTCATGGCATTTATCACATTTGCAAAACCTGAGAAAAATTCTTTACCTTCTTCTAAGTTAGAAATAGCTACTAATTCATCAAAAGAAGCGCCTGCACAAAAGGCTTTTTCTCCTTCTGACTTTAAAATAATGATAGCGACTTCATTATTTTGCCCAACTAAAATTAACTCTTTTCGCAATCTTTCTAACAATTCACTTGGAAAAGAATTGCTTGCAGGATGCCCAAATTCTATGGTGGCTATTTTGTTATTAATGTGGGTGTATAAACTTCCGTTTTTTCTATTTGTAGTCATATTATTGAATTTTTATCAAAAATAAACGATTCAAATTTAAAAAAGAAAAACTCTAAATTTTACTTCAGAGTTTTCGATATTAAAAATTCTATTTTCAGTTTACAATGGGTTAAAACCATTGTTGTTAAATTATCTATTCATGGGTTTGTTTAAATTCATAAACATTAAATCTACGTCTGTGGCTTCTACATCTAACAAATATTTGCTAAAATGGTCTGCTCTTAACCAGAAAGAGTATTCTGTCATGTTTCCAAAACCATGTCTTTGTCCTGGCATAATCATAAATTTAAAACGTTTGTTCGCCTTAATTAATTCGTTCGCCATTCTAATAGTTCCTGCTGGATGTACATTATTATCCATATCTCCATGAATTAACATTAAATGTCCTTTTAGGTTTTTTGCCAAAGATTGATTGTCATCAATTTTATACTTATAAGAAATTTTTCCTTTCTCGTCAATTTCTTCTTTTACTCCATGATGCGTTTCACTCCACCAGGAATTATAGACATTATTATCGTGATTTCCTGCGGATGAAACAGCGGCTTTAAAAAAATCTGGATATACCAACATTGCAGCTGTGGACATAAAACCACCTCCTGAATGACCGTAAATTCCTACTTTTTCAATATCAATAAATTTGTATTTATTTGCCAACTGTTGTGCTACGTATTTTTTATCGGCTAAACCATAATCGCGTAAGTTTCCATAACCATAATTGTGGTACCATTTAGATCTGTCTGGGTGACCACCTCTGTTTCCTAAGGTAATTACTACAAAACCAACTTGTGCCATTCTATCTAAACGATCCATTCTATAAGAAAAAGATTTGTTTACAGCTTCTGTTTGCGGTCCTGGATATACGTATTCTAATAGTGGATATACTTTTGTAGAATCCATTTCAAAAGGGGTGTACATTACTCCATAAATATCTGTAATTCCATCATCTGCTTTTACTTTAAATGGTGTTGGAAATTTATAACCTGAAGCCATTAATTGCGATAAATCTGCAGTTTCTAACTCCATAACTTCTCTTCCATTAGAATCCATTAAATTTGATTTTGGAACCGTATTTACTCTTGAATAATTATTTACAAAATACTTATTAGAGTCAGACATGCTTGTATTTGTTGTAAAATCTCCAGGATTTAGTGTTTTCATTCCACTTCCATTTAAGTTGATTTTATAACTGTGCAAATAATATGGGTCTTGTTTTTTATTTACTCCATTTGCTGTAAAATAAAGTGTTCTTGTTTTTTCGTCTAAACCTTCGAAACCATCTACATGATAATCGCCTTCTGTAACTTGGTTTTTTAGGTTTCCATCAGCATCATACAAATAAAAATGTGCCCAACCATCGCGTTCTGCCCAATGCAGCATTTCTGTTTCGTTATTAAATAAAATTAGCGGACGAGATTCTATATAGGTATTAAAACGCTCTTCAATTAATGTTTTATATTCTCCAGTATTAATGTCTGCAACACAAACATCATACTTTTTACGATCTCTAGAAATTACACTAAAATATACTTTTCCTTTTTTCGAAAGTAATAAAGGTGGTGTAAAATCGTCATCGAAACTCGACTTTTTTCTTGGGGCTCTAAATACAGAAATGCTTTGTTGACGAACCGTATCTAAAGGTACTTTTACGTGTGTTTTTGTTGGAATATCGAAAATTAACAACTCCGATTTGTAATATTCTTGTTCTCCTGGCATATGGTATTTATAAGTCTCTAATGTGGGTCTTTTTTTACCTGTCGAATTAATTACCCATAAATCTTTTATATGTCTAGCGTCTGATTTTTGAAAAACAAACTTTTTAGAATCGTGAGACCAAGTTCCCCAAACACCTTTTCTTTTGTCTTTATTTTTTTCTACATCTTCGTTATCTTGCCCTCTATTACCACCTCCATAACCATAATTTTCTTCGCCATCTTTTGTCCACTGATTTTCTACAACCGTACTATCTTTTTCGTCTTTAATAAACTTTTTAAAGTTCTTTTTGTCCATCCAATACAAGTTGTAATTTTTAGAATATAAAACAATTGTACTGTCTGGAGAAATGTTTGCCCAGCTTTTCCATGGCTTTTTTTTAGGTTTTTTAGTATCAATAATTGTTAAACCATTTCCACCTAACTTATATTCTAAGTGGTACACTTTTCTCTCCATTTTAGGCTTTTTCTTTTTTGCTTTTTGGGTAGAAGTCGTATCTTTTTTAACATCTTTTTTTTCTTCTTCTACCTCTACTTCTTCCGTAGAAGTTACTCGAAAACGAATGGCATTTTCTGCTTCGTTAAACTTAATATTTAATCTTGGCAAATGTTTGGCATCATATGGGTCTTTTGTAATTTCTGTTAACCATTTTGCCATTTTTACATTGTCGAAAAGTGGTTTTTTAGATTTTTTATCTGCATCTACAATGTAGTGATTAGAACCTTCTGAGGTCTTGTAGGCATACCAAAAACGGTTTCCTTTTTTTAACCAATGTGGATACACAGAAGTTGAGTGCACCATTTTTGCTAAGTTTGTTGGAGAGTATTTAGCAGCTGCTCTGTAATTGGGTTTGGGTGTTTGTTGTGCGAAATTTGCAAATGTTGCAAATACAAGTAATGTAAATAAGGTAAAGTTTTTCATTTTAAAAAAGTGGCTGTTGTAAATTAAAAAGCTAAAGTTCTTTAAAACAAACAACATATCAAATTTAAAGAATCATAATTGTTAAATATTTAACAGTTTTAATTTAAATTTCGTTTTTCAATAAAAAAACGTTTTAATAATAGAGCGCATTCGTTTTCTAAAATTCCTTGAACTACTTTTGTTTTTGGATGTAACTTTGTATTTAAATTCATAAAACCCCTTTCAGGTTCAGAAGCGCCATATACAATTTTACCAATTTGCGTCCAATAACTAGCGCCTGCACACATTTGACAAGGCTCTAAAGTAACATATAAAACACAATCTTTTAAATATTTACCGCCTAAAAAATCGGCTGCAGACGTAAATGCTTGCATCTCTGCATGTGCAGTAACATCATTTAAAGTTTCTGTTAAATTATGCGCTCTCGCAATTACTTGACCTTTTAAAACAATAATGGCACCCACAGGAATTTCTCCTTTATCGAAAGCGATTGTTGCTTCCTGTAAGGCTTTTTTCATAAAATAAATATCGTCGAAAGGTTGTATCATTTGTTATTTACATTTTTTAGTAAAATTAAGTATTTTTTTTACGATAGATTTGTAATTTTTTACAGACACAAAATTTGTTATTGTATTTTTGTAGCTAAATGAAGAATTTGCTAGAGAACATATCAACTCCAAAAGATTTAAGAAAATTAAATCGAGAACAACTGCCACAATTAGCCAAAGAATTGCGTGCATTTATTATTGATATTGTTGCGACAAAAGAAGGGCATTTAGGAGCAAGTTTAGGTGTTGTAGAACTTACAATTGCACTGCATTATTTATTCGATACTCCTAACGATTTACTGGTTTGGGATGTTGGGCATCAAGCTTACGGACATAAAATTTTAACTGGCAGAAAAGAAATTTTTCATACCAATAGACAATTGGGTGGCATTGCAGGTTTTCCTTCGATAAAAGAAAGTAAATTTGATGCATTTGGAGTAGGACATTCATCTACTTCTATTTCTGCAACTTTAGGAATGGCAATTGCATCGAATTTAAAAGGCGAAAAAGAAAAACATCATATTGCTGTGATTGGCGATGCTTCTATCGCAAGCGGAATGGCTTTTGAAGCGTTAAACCATGCAGGGGTTTCTAACGCAAATTTACTAATTATTTTAAATGACAATGCGATTGGAATAGACCCTTCTGTTGGTGCTTTAAAAGAGTATTTAACAAAGGTAAAAACAGATCGAAAATTAGCGGCTCAAAACAATATTATAAAGGCATTAAATTTCGATTATTCTGGTCCTATTGATGGGCATAATTTACCGAAAATACTATCAGAATTAAACCGTTTAAAATCGGTAAAAGGCCCTAAATTTTTACATGTAATAACAACGAAAGGAAAAGGTTTACAGCAAGCTGAAGAAGATCAAGTAACCTACCATGCTCCAGGAAAATTTGATAAAATTTCTGGAGAACGCATTAAAAAGGCAACAAATTTATACACAAAATACCAAGATGTTTTTGGTAAAACTTTGGTAGAATTGGCCAAAAAAAATGATAAAATTGTAGGAATTACGCCTGCCATGTTAACTGGAAGTTCTTTAAAATTTATGCTTGAAAAATTTCCCGAAAGAACTTTTGATGTTGGCATTGCAGAACAACATGCGGTTACTTTGGCTGCGGGAATGGCAACTCAGGGTTTAATTCCGTTTTGTAATGTTTATTCTACTTTTTTACAACGTGCTTACGATCAAGTAATACACGATGTGGCTTTGCAAAACTTACCTGTAATTTTTTGTTTAGACAGAGCTGGTTTGGTGGGCGAAGATGGTGCTACGCATCATGGGGTTTTCGATTTGGCGTATTTACGCTGCATTCCTAATTTAATTGTTTTTGCACCTAGAAACGAAATTGAACTACGAAATATTTTATATACTGCTCAAAAGGGTTTAAAAAACCCAATTGCAATTCGTTACCCAAGAGGAACTGGAAAAATTTTAGATTGGCAAAAACCTTTCGAAAAAATTGAGATGGGTACAGGGGTTTGTTTGCAAAAAGGCACTAAAACTGCAATTTTAACTGTGGGAACTATTGCCGAAAATATAATAGAAGCCTTAAAATTAGTTTCCGCAAAATTAACTTTTTCTCATTACGACATGCGTTTTGTAAAACCTTTGGATAAAAATCTTTTGAAGCAAATTTTTGCGACTCACACTTCAATAATTACGGTGGAAGATGGCACTATAAAAGGCGGATTTGGAACGGCTATTTTAGAGTTTGCATCAGAAAATAACTATCGACATAAAATAAAAACAGTAGGTATTCCAGACACATTTGTAGAACATGGAAGTGTTTCTAAACTGCAACATAAAATTGGTTTAGATGTACAAAGTTTATTTAATTTATTAAGAGCTTCTTCATAAAAAAGACGCTAAAAAAACGACCTTTTTATGAAGTTTATACACTATTTTATAATAATTTTACTTGACGATTTTTTATTGTTTTCATCCACAATATTTACGATGTAAATTCCCGCATTTAAGTTTACAGAAACTTTTTGTTTTTCTTGAGAAGAAAAGTCTGCATGGGTTTTGTAAACTTGTCTTCCAGAAATATCAAAGATGTTTATTTTCGATTTTCCTGAACCATTTTTAGCAAACACTGTAAAATTTCCATTTGATATTGTTGGATACACTGTAAATGCTTTTTTATCGACTAAAACATCGTTTACAGAGGCAACAGCTGCTGTAAATTTACCAGAAAAAACCCCTCTACCATAAGTAGCGGCAAATACGGTATTATCATCTCTTAAATCTAAATCTGTTACTTTAACATTAGACATTCCGTTATAAGATTGCACCCATTTAGGAGATGCTGTAGTGATATCACTAGTTTTCCAAACCCCTAGTTCTGTTCCTATAATTACCTCATTTCTATTTAAAGGGTTTTGTAAAATTGCTTTTACAGGAATGTCTGGTAAATCGCCTTGTTTAGACGCCCAAGTAGCCCCTCTATTATTTGAATACCAAATACTTTCGACGCCATAATTATGCATGGTTACAAAAATTTCATTTTCTGTGGCACCAAATTCTATATCGGAAACTGTACCAAAGAAATCTGGCCCAGTAATCTCGGACCATATACTAGTAGATCCATTGGCATTCGTAATAAGTAAAACTCTACCATTTCTTAAACCTACGTACAAATTTGTTGCAGTTGTGGTGTAAGGAGACACTTTTAGTGCAGATGGAAAAGCATCCATTAAAGCATTTGTTAAATTAACCTTTGAAACTGTGCCAGATTTTAAGTTTGAATATCTTCTAATCACATAATTAGATCCGTTAGAGTAATTTGAATATAGAATATCTAAATTCGAGTCTAAGTCTTGTTGGTTAATAAAGTCTCCGTTTTCGGAACTTTCTTGATGAATTGTTCTATAAATTCCTGTATTTAAATCGATTAATTGAATACCAGCATTATATACAAAATTTACAATAACATACTTATCTACACCATCTTGATCGAAAAAAGATGCAGCACCATCTCCACCTGAGACATCTCTAGAACTACCTATTCCAGGGCTTAAATTTTCAAATAACTGAGTTCCATTATCTTGCGCACCCGCAATAAAATTATCTCCAGGAAGAATATTTGTAGGCGCAACACCAACAGTATAAAATTGTAGTGTATTATACCCTAAATTTCTTGAGTTTATACTACTTGCCCCATCATTAGAAAAATAAACACCACCATCGTTACTAAAAACGATTCTAGAAGATGATGAAAAACTAATGCCATGTTGGTCTGCATGAACTAAAGGTGCTTTTAAGTTTGCCAACTTATTATTGTTGGACCATTTAGATATTTGTGCCCAATTAGTTCCTCCATTTGTACTTTTAAATAAGTCTATTCCACCCACGTAAACAATATTATCGTTATTAGGATCCACGCCTAATAATAAATCGTAGAAAGCTTGTCCTCTTGTAAAATCATTAGCGGGTATCTCTTCGTCTGCATCATTTGGTAAAGCTAATGTGTTTACTTTAGAGAAATTATCTACAGTTTTATAAATACCTACTAAATTGCCACTTAAATGAGCTAGTATGTAAACTACATTAGAATTGCTTTTAGAGCAAACGATTTCTGTTCTTAAACCTCCAGGAACTTGGTGCACTTTTGTAAAAGTAGTTCCATTGGTAGATTTAAGAATTGCACCTCCTCCAACACCAAAAACATTTGGAGTTGTAGATAAAAATATCGAATTATCTGCAGCAATATCTAAATTATTTGGTTGAAAATCGTCGCCATTACCTGCTTTAGGAATTGCTAGTTTTACAAAATTAAGACCGTCGTTAGATTTATACAAACCAACATCATTTACACCAATGAGTGTTCTTGGGTCTGCAGCCCTGTAAGAAGATTCTCCTGCAGCAACAAAAACTTCTGAAATGCCATTGTTATTTCTTACAATTACATCATTTACATGTTGTATTCCATTAGAAACGTTAAAACCTGAATTGTTATCGGAATTTGACAAAGTTATCGTAACGCCTGCGGCTAAATTATCTACGATTTTTTCTCCATCTCTTTTAGAAACCATTAAAACAGGAATTGTAATTCCTGCATCTGTACCTGCCATTCCGACTGCATTTCCTGTTTCGTTATTAATAATAACTACTGCTTTGGCACCTGCAGATTGTGCTGCGTTTGCTTTTTCTACAAATGTACAGCTTCCTCTTCTTAAAAATGCAATATTACCATTTACCTCTGGAGCATTAATAATTGCTGTACAAGCATCGTCATTTGGTAATATACCGTCATTTACCAACACTAAATTGCCTGAAACACTTACATTTAAATTGCCACCAAAATCTGTAGCTAAAACAGCAGCAATATCTCCAGAAATATTTGCAGGAGAATTTATAGTTATTTTAGCATTAGATTCGAAAATAGATTTTCCTTCCACTCCACCAAAAACATTGTTCCAAGAATTTCCTCCATCTACACTTC
Coding sequences:
- a CDS encoding PA domain-containing protein, with the translated sequence MNKKIPILPVVTLLVACSIFIISQKWNKSEAEKIRENHANFIKNHPFTKTNSLSKKERLKKGLPPNQYFEQEYLNELNPRTGTTDKVELLALQKKINEERFLRKVPGDAVDNGWEERGSNNVGGRTRALIFDPNDTTNETVFAGGVSGGLWKNTNISNPASQWTKVNIPENLAISSIAIDPNNSKIWYVGTGESYVSGDVNGTGVWRSVDGGNSWNNVFGGVEGKSIFESNAKITINSPANISGDIAAVLATDFGGNLNVSVSGNLVLVNDGILPNDDACTAIINAPEVNGNIAFLRRGSCTFVEKANAAQSAGAKAVVIINNETGNAVGMAGTDAGITIPVLMVSKRDGEKIVDNLAAGVTITLSNSDNNSGFNVSNGIQHVNDVIVRNNNGISEVFVAAGESSYRAADPRTLIGVNDVGLYKSNDGLNFVKLAIPKAGNGDDFQPNNLDIAADNSIFLSTTPNVFGVGGGAILKSTNGTTFTKVHQVPGGLRTEIVCSKSNSNVVYILAHLSGNLVGIYKTVDNFSKVNTLALPNDADEEIPANDFTRGQAFYDLLLGVDPNNDNIVYVGGIDLFKSTNGGTNWAQISKWSNNNKLANLKAPLVHADQHGISFSSSSRIVFSNDGGVYFSNDGASSINSRNLGYNTLQFYTVGVAPTNILPGDNFIAGAQDNGTQLFENLSPGIGSSRDVSGGDGAASFFDQDGVDKYVIVNFVYNAGIQLIDLNTGIYRTIHQESSENGDFINQQDLDSNLDILYSNYSNGSNYVIRRYSNLKSGTVSKVNLTNALMDAFPSALKVSPYTTTATNLYVGLRNGRVLLITNANGSTSIWSEITGPDFFGTVSDIEFGATENEIFVTMHNYGVESIWYSNNRGATWASKQGDLPDIPVKAILQNPLNRNEVIIGTELGVWKTSDITTASPKWVQSYNGMSNVKVTDLDLRDDNTVFAATYGRGVFSGKFTAAVASVNDVLVDKKAFTVYPTISNGNFTVFAKNGSGKSKINIFDISGRQVYKTHADFSSQEKQKVSVNLNAGIYIVNIVDENNKKSSSKIIIK
- a CDS encoding enoyl-CoA hydratase/isomerase family protein, encoding MTTNRKNGSLYTHINNKIATIEFGHPASNSFPSELLERLRKELILVGQNNEVAIIILKSEGEKAFCAGASFDELVAISNLEEGKEFFSGFANVINAMRTCGKLIIGRIQGKTVGGGVGLASACDYVLATENAAIKLSEFTIGIGPFVIEPAVTRKIGVSGTAELTLDATNWKNAYWAKEKGLYAKVFETIKELDKEVEILSEKLASYNHTALAEMKKALWKGTQNWNNLLTERAAVSGELVLSDFTKKALEKFKK
- a CDS encoding nucleoside deaminase, with the translated sequence MIQPFDDIYFMKKALQEATIAFDKGEIPVGAIIVLKGQVIARAHNLTETLNDVTAHAEMQAFTSAADFLGGKYLKDCVLYVTLEPCQMCAGASYWTQIGKIVYGASEPERGFMNLNTKLHPKTKVVQGILENECALLLKRFFIEKRNLN
- the dxs gene encoding 1-deoxy-D-xylulose-5-phosphate synthase, yielding MKNLLENISTPKDLRKLNREQLPQLAKELRAFIIDIVATKEGHLGASLGVVELTIALHYLFDTPNDLLVWDVGHQAYGHKILTGRKEIFHTNRQLGGIAGFPSIKESKFDAFGVGHSSTSISATLGMAIASNLKGEKEKHHIAVIGDASIASGMAFEALNHAGVSNANLLIILNDNAIGIDPSVGALKEYLTKVKTDRKLAAQNNIIKALNFDYSGPIDGHNLPKILSELNRLKSVKGPKFLHVITTKGKGLQQAEEDQVTYHAPGKFDKISGERIKKATNLYTKYQDVFGKTLVELAKKNDKIVGITPAMLTGSSLKFMLEKFPERTFDVGIAEQHAVTLAAGMATQGLIPFCNVYSTFLQRAYDQVIHDVALQNLPVIFCLDRAGLVGEDGATHHGVFDLAYLRCIPNLIVFAPRNEIELRNILYTAQKGLKNPIAIRYPRGTGKILDWQKPFEKIEMGTGVCLQKGTKTAILTVGTIAENIIEALKLVSAKLTFSHYDMRFVKPLDKNLLKQIFATHTSIITVEDGTIKGGFGTAILEFASENNYRHKIKTVGIPDTFVEHGSVSKLQHKIGLDVQSLFNLLRASS
- a CDS encoding S9 family peptidase — its product is MKNFTLFTLLVFATFANFAQQTPKPNYRAAAKYSPTNLAKMVHSTSVYPHWLKKGNRFWYAYKTSEGSNHYIVDADKKSKKPLFDNVKMAKWLTEITKDPYDAKHLPRLNIKFNEAENAIRFRVTSTEEVEVEEEKKDVKKDTTSTQKAKKKKPKMERKVYHLEYKLGGNGLTIIDTKKPKKKPWKSWANISPDSTIVLYSKNYNLYWMDKKNFKKFIKDEKDSTVVENQWTKDGEENYGYGGGNRGQDNEDVEKNKDKRKGVWGTWSHDSKKFVFQKSDARHIKDLWVINSTGKKRPTLETYKYHMPGEQEYYKSELLIFDIPTKTHVKVPLDTVRQQSISVFRAPRKKSSFDDDFTPPLLLSKKGKVYFSVISRDRKKYDVCVADINTGEYKTLIEERFNTYIESRPLILFNNETEMLHWAERDGWAHFYLYDADGNLKNQVTEGDYHVDGFEGLDEKTRTLYFTANGVNKKQDPYYLHSYKINLNGSGMKTLNPGDFTTNTSMSDSNKYFVNNYSRVNTVPKSNLMDSNGREVMELETADLSQLMASGYKFPTPFKVKADDGITDIYGVMYTPFEMDSTKVYPLLEYVYPGPQTEAVNKSFSYRMDRLDRMAQVGFVVITLGNRGGHPDRSKWYHNYGYGNLRDYGLADKKYVAQQLANKYKFIDIEKVGIYGHSGGGFMSTAAMLVYPDFFKAAVSSAGNHDNNVYNSWWSETHHGVKEEIDEKGKISYKYKIDDNQSLAKNLKGHLMLIHGDMDNNVHPAGTIRMANELIKANKRFKFMIMPGQRHGFGNMTEYSFWLRADHFSKYLLDVEATDVDLMFMNLNKPMNR
- a CDS encoding MOSC domain-containing protein, whose translation is MKIISTNIGERKEIDWKGKKVTTGIFKFPVTEPIFLDTEDVKGDEISDRKNHGGVLQAVYGYSLKHYAFWKEKYPNLNWENGMFGENLTVDDLDETKIHQGDTFKIGETILEATVQRNPCYKLGIRFNDVKIVKQFWNTTMCGVYFKVLQTGFIKAGDEFTKIKSCPENPTIADLYVAKRVEKGV